The Aedes aegypti strain LVP_AGWG chromosome 3, AaegL5.0 Primary Assembly, whole genome shotgun sequence genome contains a region encoding:
- the LOC110678339 gene encoding uncharacterized protein LOC110678339, whose amino-acid sequence MKSEAQTPQPNDLQPEKDEHKDSYNNIETPATDAENSNIIDITALENQMRNLSIGFNLKWLDVNVLPRKVVFEIQHDVQQKILKPLEDVVNTMQTVGLLSMEAQTIFKKMFAMFDGTETEYKFIECLKSADLYVVPREFVISNELRPGVIHNEQGMDNDPITGILMPIKFQLRKYLESPLVFDTILDNLTPSQDGYIRSLVDGTIWQQRRAKIDCNIVIPLNFFFDDFTTKDTVSPHASRTSILGIYYYIPCLPGYILAKLANILVAGYMLSEDRKEYENEDLFSNLVHTLIDLEVNGLTISYNGTDVTVHFMLGFITGDNLGVAGILDLVESARANFYCRMCKRNREQREKDATEYEQTFRTIDGYENDLLLNDVSNTGVHKNSVFNQIPSYHVVLNVYFDLMHDLWEGVCMYGLSHCLNYFIKVKKMFSLNELNCRKNVFVFGSTNSSNIPNDIKDTNIIKSKIKMTASEIKTLITFFPLIIGMLIPEDDPVWSYFCNLLKLCHILMLREIHPKLLDTLKSLVETHHTQYQQLFNDTLKPKHHNIIHYASFILRSGTPRHQWAMRGEGKHRDAKQYSRVNNNNTNLCKSLSIKAGYKFAQNVYNSSFVTPQIDLSNSKILDYPSDITFNSFVAEKIRLLNNSVHFIDSFIKQGSTFSHGTIFYVTYCNIINIFELDCILKDKSNNLILVCSSIMCRRFDEHLQSYEVYKTQVPKLISNIGCYETHTINIHSVNDKLYFRFCNFNVTDKVIESLFVN is encoded by the exons AGGATTCCTACAATAATATCGAAACACCTGCCACCGACGCtgaaaattccaatatcattGATATTACAGCACTAGAAAATCAAATGCGTAATCTGAGTATCGGTTTCAATTTGAAATGGTTGGATGTCAATGTGTTACCGAGAAAAGTTGTTTTTGAAATACAACATGACGTGCAACAAAAAATTCTCAAGCCTTTAGAAGATGTTGTCAATACTATGCAAACCGTTGGCCTACTTTCTATGGAGGCTcaaactattttcaaaaaaatgtttgcgaTGTTTGACGGAACAGAAACTGAGTATAAGTTTATTGAATGTTTAAAATCCGCCGACTTATATGTAGTCCCAAGAGAATTTGTGATAAGCAATGAACTACGCCCTGGTGTCATTCACAACGAACAAGGAATGGATAACGATCCGATTACAG GAATCCTAAtgccaataaaatttcaattaaggaaGTATTTGGAATCACCGTTAGTTTTTGATACAATTCTGGACAATCTTACACCATCACAAGATGGTTATATTCGCAGCCTCGTGGACGGAACAATATGGCAACAAAGAAGAGCCAAAATAGACTGCAACATTGTTATTCCGTTAAACTtctttttcgatgatttcaccACTAAGGACACGGTTTCACCTCATGCATCCCGCACATCCATATTAGGAATATATTACTATATTCCATGTCTTCCAGGATATATTCTTGCAAAATTAGCCAACATATTAGTTGCCGGATATATGTTATCGGAAGATAGGAAGGAATACGAGAATGAAGATTTGTTCAGCAATTTAGTGCACACCTTGATAGATTTAGAAGTGAATGGTCTAACAATATCATACAATGGTACAGATGTAACAGTTCATTTTATGTTAGGATTTATAACTGGCGATAATCTGGGTGTTGCAGGAATTTTGGATTTAGTTGAATCGGCACGAGCCAATTTTTATTGCAGAATGTGCAAACGTAACCGCGAACAAAGAGAAAAAGATGCTACGGAATATGAACAAACATTCAGGACCATTGACGGTTACGAAAATGATTTACTACTTAATGATGTTTCTAACACTGGTGTTCATAAGAACAGTGTATTCAATCAAATCCCATCATATCATGTTGTTTTAAATGTCTATTTTGATCTCATGCACGATCTATGGGAAGGAGTGTGCATGTATGGCCTTTCGCATTGTTTGAATTACTTCatcaaagttaaaaaaatgtttagtctTAACGAACTCAATTGTAGGAAAAACGTATTTGTTTTTGGGAGCACAAATTCATCTAACATACCAAACGATATTAAAGATACTAACATAATTAAGAGTAAAATCAAAATGACTGCCAGCGAAATCAAAActttaataacattttttccACTGATAATTGGAATGTTGATTCCAGAGGATGATCCAGTTTGGTCATATTTCTGTAATCTTTTAAAACTATGTCATATTCTAATGTTACGCGAAATACATCCAAAATTGTTAGATACATTGAAATCATTAGTCGAAACCCATCACACGCAATATCAACAACTATTCAACGACACGTTAAAACCCAAACATCATAATATAATCCATTATGCATCTTTTATTCTCCGTTCGGGTACACCACGACATCAGTGGGCAATGCGAGGGGAAGGCAAACACCGAGATGCCAAACAGTACAGCAGGGTCAATAACAACAATACAAATCTATGTAAATCTTTAAGTATAAAAGCCGGGTATAAGTTTGCTCAGAACGTTTACAACAGCAGTTTTGTTACTCCTCAAATAGATCTCAgcaattccaaaattctcgattaTCCATCAGATATTACTTTTAATTCATTTGTAGCTGAAAAAATACGTCTTTTAAATAATTCAGTACATTTCATAGATAGTTTTATAAAACAAGGATCCACATTCAGTCATGGTACAATTTTTTATGTAACCTACTGTAATatcattaatatttttgaactggATTGCATACTGAAAGACAAAAGCAACAATTTAATTCTAGTCTGTAGTAGCATCATGTGTCGTAGATTTGACGAGCATTTGCAATCTTATGAGGTTTATAAAACACAAGTACCCAAATTGATCTCAAATATTGGTTGTTACGAAACACACACCATCAACATACATAGCGTAAATGATAAATTATATTTCAGATTTTGTAATTTTAATGTAACGGATAAGGTTATTGAATCattatttgtaaattaa